The proteins below are encoded in one region of Pseudomonas sp. SCB32:
- a CDS encoding DMT family transporter has product MHRPHLDSRLPGIACLLVTATGWAINWPTMKLLLQVWPPLFSRGLAGVIAAAILAAVAALQGQRLIPERQALPRLTAAAFTNVFAWMGFSTLAMKWINVSEGVLLVYTMPIWVTLLAWPLRGLRPTASGFAALLLGLAGVTVLLSAHGLSIAPGQALGVGFALSAAVLFALGTELNGRPFPLAPIVSTAWQVGLGCLPMLIFGIAFEHPQLDALGPSQLACMVYMTLVPMGVCYLTWFAALQRLPASVAATGMLLVPLLGVLSAAIMLGDPIGSREILAMALTLSGVALVLKRR; this is encoded by the coding sequence ATGCACCGCCCGCACCTTGATTCGCGTCTTCCCGGTATCGCCTGCCTGCTGGTCACCGCCACGGGTTGGGCCATCAACTGGCCCACCATGAAACTGCTCCTGCAGGTCTGGCCGCCGCTGTTCTCCCGAGGGCTGGCGGGCGTGATCGCCGCTGCCATACTGGCCGCCGTCGCCGCGCTGCAGGGGCAGCGGCTGATTCCGGAGCGCCAGGCGTTGCCCCGGCTCACGGCTGCCGCCTTTACCAACGTCTTTGCCTGGATGGGCTTTTCCACGCTGGCCATGAAATGGATCAACGTCAGCGAAGGGGTGCTGCTGGTCTATACGATGCCGATCTGGGTCACGCTGCTGGCATGGCCGCTGCGCGGCCTGCGCCCCACGGCGAGCGGGTTCGCAGCGTTGCTGCTGGGCCTGGCCGGCGTCACGGTGCTGCTGAGCGCCCACGGTCTCTCCATTGCCCCGGGCCAGGCACTCGGCGTTGGCTTTGCGCTGTCCGCCGCCGTGCTGTTCGCGCTGGGCACGGAGCTCAATGGTAGGCCATTCCCGCTGGCGCCGATCGTCTCGACGGCCTGGCAGGTCGGGCTGGGTTGCCTGCCGATGCTGATATTCGGCATCGCCTTCGAGCATCCCCAGCTGGATGCCCTGGGGCCATCGCAGCTTGCCTGCATGGTCTACATGACGCTGGTGCCCATGGGTGTCTGCTACCTGACCTGGTTCGCCGCGCTACAGCGCCTCCCCGCGTCCGTCGCGGCAACCGGCATGCTGCTGGTGCCCCTGCTGGGCGTGCTGTCTGCCGCGATCATGCTGGGTGACCCGATCGGCTCGCGGGAAATCCTGGCCATGGCCCTGACCTTGAGCGGCGTGGCACTGGTATTGAAACGGCGCTGA
- a CDS encoding EscU/YscU/HrcU family type III secretion system export apparatus switch protein, with the protein MNKPKKAPRQVIALNYDGQTAPTLTAKGDDELAETILAIARHHEVPIYENADLVRLLARLELGEAIPEALYRTIAEIIAFAWYLKGKSPLNGAAPMNEAPLLLDGPDTRAD; encoded by the coding sequence ATGAACAAACCGAAGAAAGCCCCGCGCCAGGTCATCGCCCTCAACTACGACGGACAGACCGCGCCGACCCTCACCGCCAAGGGCGACGACGAACTGGCCGAGACCATCCTCGCCATCGCCCGCCACCATGAAGTGCCGATCTACGAGAACGCCGACCTGGTGCGCCTGCTGGCACGCCTGGAGCTGGGCGAGGCGATTCCCGAGGCGCTCTATCGCACCATCGCCGAGATCATCGCCTTCGCCTGGTACCTGAAGGGCAAGAGCCCGCTGAACGGGGCCGCGCCAATGAATGAGGCTCCCCTGCTGCTGGACGGGCCCGACACCCGGGCCGACTGA
- a CDS encoding flagellar hook-length control protein FliK: protein MPSEIGASRPLPPMPTLRSAQSSAELTLKLAQSLGDLLPPGEKANAEVLAVRETPVNFQLLLRLTMASGQQALVVADSPQAVPKGSTLELSSLTQTNLAATLISQPNLTQLGLGGRQPTLGSLDLNLLPVGTLLQGKVDSSQPLPQNKAEQVIYKVLVTLLNTPLAGRQMSIESPKPMPLNSLLSARVQDQHALQFLPLDSRLDQLELTRQLSAQQGRQGSLEGLFSALQGAGRGQSLSPELRQAVDKLLTALPDAHQLGSAKGVAQAIQHSGVFLEAQLLRGAEGLPQDLKANLLRLISQLLPTQNGTAASVLGNLPGNALAGASNLAQSLPAFVRNALGVLGQTGGRTPPAVSFPLPSRLAHQLEEDGDLESLLKLAAAAVARLQTHQLSSLSQNEVLPDGTVLNTWQMEIPLRQQHHLVPLQVLIQQEDRQGSEREQQRDTLWRVELAFDLDPLGPLQVQATLAHGSIASQLWAEQASTASLIDRELGTLRQRLNDAGLTVGELSCSQGKPPQGKRTAVEQRWVDETA, encoded by the coding sequence ATGCCGAGCGAAATTGGCGCTTCCCGCCCGCTACCGCCCATGCCTACACTGCGCAGCGCGCAAAGCTCGGCGGAGCTGACGCTCAAGCTCGCGCAGAGCCTGGGTGACCTGCTGCCGCCCGGGGAAAAGGCTAACGCCGAAGTCCTCGCGGTGCGTGAGACCCCGGTGAACTTCCAACTGCTGCTGCGCCTGACCATGGCCAGCGGCCAGCAGGCCCTGGTGGTTGCCGACAGCCCGCAGGCCGTGCCCAAGGGCAGCACCCTGGAGCTCTCGTCGCTGACCCAGACCAATCTCGCCGCCACCCTGATCAGCCAGCCGAACCTCACCCAGCTGGGCCTGGGCGGCCGTCAGCCGACACTGGGCAGCCTGGACCTCAACCTGCTTCCGGTGGGCACGCTGCTTCAGGGCAAGGTCGACTCCAGCCAGCCGCTCCCCCAGAACAAAGCCGAGCAGGTCATCTACAAGGTGCTGGTGACGCTGCTCAATACGCCGTTGGCCGGGCGCCAGATGAGCATCGAATCGCCCAAGCCGATGCCCCTCAACAGCCTGCTCAGCGCGCGGGTGCAGGATCAGCACGCCCTGCAGTTCCTGCCGCTGGACAGTCGCCTCGACCAACTCGAACTCACCCGCCAGCTGTCCGCACAGCAGGGCCGCCAGGGATCGCTGGAAGGTCTGTTCAGCGCCTTGCAGGGCGCCGGACGCGGCCAGTCGCTCAGCCCCGAGCTGCGCCAGGCTGTGGACAAGTTGCTCACCGCCCTCCCCGATGCCCACCAGCTCGGCAGCGCCAAGGGCGTGGCCCAGGCCATCCAGCACAGCGGCGTATTCCTCGAAGCCCAATTGCTGCGCGGCGCCGAAGGCCTGCCGCAGGACCTCAAGGCCAATCTGCTGCGCCTGATCTCCCAGTTGCTTCCGACGCAGAACGGCACCGCCGCCTCGGTACTGGGCAACCTCCCGGGCAATGCCCTGGCCGGCGCCAGCAACCTGGCGCAGTCGCTGCCGGCCTTCGTGCGCAACGCCCTCGGCGTGCTTGGCCAGACCGGTGGACGCACGCCGCCGGCGGTCAGCTTCCCGCTGCCCAGCCGCTTGGCGCACCAACTGGAAGAGGATGGCGACCTGGAATCCCTGCTCAAGCTGGCCGCGGCCGCCGTGGCACGCCTGCAGACGCACCAGCTGTCCAGCCTGTCGCAGAACGAAGTCCTGCCCGACGGCACCGTGCTCAACACCTGGCAGATGGAAATCCCGCTGCGCCAGCAGCACCACCTGGTGCCGTTGCAGGTGCTCATTCAGCAGGAAGACCGCCAGGGCAGCGAGCGCGAGCAGCAGCGCGACACGCTCTGGCGCGTGGAGCTGGCCTTCGACCTCGACCCGCTCGGCCCGCTGCAGGTCCAGGCCACCCTCGCCCACGGCAGCATCGCCAGCCAGCTGTGGGCGGAACAGGCCAGCACCGCCAGCCTGATCGACCGCGAACTGGGCACCCTGCGCCAGCGCCTGAACGACGCCGGCCTTACCGTGGGCGAACTGTCCTGCAGCCAGGGCAAGCCTCCCCAGGGCAAGCGCACCGCCGTGGAACAGCGCTGGGTGGATGAAACCGCATGA
- the ccmA gene encoding cytochrome c biogenesis heme-transporting ATPase CcmA: MPLTHPLLETVALACERDWRMLFDRLDLRLGAGEMLQIVGPNGSGKTSLLRLLSGLMQPTAGDVLLNGKPLGEQRGELARLLLWIGHAAGIKGLLTAEENLAWLCALHQPASHDAIWQALAAVGLRGFEDVPCHTLSAGQQRRVALARLYLDAPPLWILDEPFTALDKQGVAQLEEHLAGHCERGGLVVLTTHHSLERMPAGYRALDLGQHAREVATR; the protein is encoded by the coding sequence ATGCCCTTGACCCATCCACTTCTCGAAACCGTGGCGCTCGCCTGCGAGCGGGACTGGCGCATGCTATTCGACCGTCTCGATTTGCGACTGGGTGCGGGCGAAATGCTACAGATCGTCGGCCCCAACGGCAGCGGCAAGACCAGCCTGCTACGCCTGCTCAGCGGCCTGATGCAGCCCACCGCCGGCGACGTGCTGCTCAACGGCAAGCCACTGGGCGAGCAGCGCGGCGAACTGGCCCGCCTGCTACTGTGGATCGGCCACGCCGCCGGCATCAAGGGGTTGCTGACCGCCGAGGAGAATCTCGCCTGGCTCTGCGCCCTGCACCAGCCGGCCAGCCACGACGCCATCTGGCAGGCCCTGGCCGCCGTCGGCCTGCGTGGTTTCGAGGACGTTCCCTGCCACACCCTGTCCGCCGGCCAGCAGCGCCGCGTGGCACTGGCGCGCCTGTACCTGGACGCGCCGCCGTTGTGGATACTCGACGAACCCTTCACCGCACTGGACAAGCAGGGTGTGGCGCAGCTTGAAGAACACCTTGCCGGCCATTGCGAACGGGGCGGTCTGGTCGTGCTGACCACCCACCACAGCCTGGAGCGCATGCCCGCCGGTTACCGGGCGCTCGACCTCGGCCAGCACGCGCGGGAGGTGGCGACGCGATGA
- the ccmB gene encoding heme exporter protein CcmB yields MSNVFTLLLARETRLLFRRPAELANPLVFFAIVIALFPLAVGPESEMLKNLSPGLVWVAALLAVLLSLDGLFRSDFEDGSLEQWVLSPHPLPLLVLAKVLAHWLISGLALVLLSPLFALMLGLPARCLPDLLLSLLLGTPVLSLLGAVGAALTVGLKRGGLLLALLILPLYIPVLILGSGALQSSLQGLPTAGHLLWLASLTALALTLTPFAIAAGLKISVGE; encoded by the coding sequence ATGAGCAACGTCTTCACCCTGCTGCTCGCCCGCGAGACCCGCCTGCTGTTCCGCCGTCCGGCGGAGCTGGCTAATCCCTTGGTGTTCTTCGCCATCGTCATCGCGTTGTTCCCGCTGGCGGTCGGCCCCGAATCGGAAATGCTCAAGAACCTTTCGCCGGGCCTGGTGTGGGTCGCGGCGCTGCTGGCGGTGCTGCTGTCGCTGGACGGCCTGTTCCGTAGCGATTTCGAGGATGGTTCCTTGGAACAGTGGGTCCTTTCGCCGCACCCTCTGCCCCTTCTGGTACTGGCCAAGGTGCTGGCACACTGGCTGATTTCCGGGCTGGCGCTTGTGCTGCTGTCCCCGCTGTTCGCCCTCATGCTGGGTCTGCCGGCGCGCTGCCTGCCGGACCTGCTGCTGTCACTGCTGCTGGGCACGCCAGTATTGAGCCTGTTGGGCGCGGTGGGCGCGGCATTGACCGTGGGACTGAAGCGTGGCGGCCTGCTGCTGGCGTTGCTGATCCTGCCGTTGTACATACCGGTACTGATCCTCGGCAGCGGCGCGTTGCAATCTTCCCTGCAGGGCCTCCCGACCGCCGGGCACCTGCTGTGGTTGGCCAGCCTGACGGCGTTAGCATTGACGCTGACGCCCTTTGCCATCGCCGCCGGGCTGAAAATCAGCGTCGGCGAGTGA
- a CDS encoding heme ABC transporter permease: MMNWTWFHKLGSPKWFYEISGRWMPWFALAAALLLSVGIVWGLAFAPPDYQQGNSFRIIYIHVPAAFLAQSCYVMLAVAGAIGLVWKMKIADVAVQCAAPIGAWMTFIALVTGAIWGKPTWGAWWVWDARLTSMLILLFLYFGIIALGQAITNRDSAAKACAVLAIVGSVNIPIIKYSVDLWNTLHQPATFTLTEKPPMPPEMWIPLLLMVAGFYCFFAVVLLMRMRLEVLKREARSSWVKAEVESAL, translated from the coding sequence ATGATGAACTGGACTTGGTTTCACAAGCTTGGGTCGCCCAAGTGGTTCTACGAGATCAGCGGACGCTGGATGCCCTGGTTCGCCCTCGCCGCAGCGTTGCTGCTGAGCGTCGGCATCGTCTGGGGTCTGGCCTTCGCGCCGCCGGACTACCAGCAGGGCAACAGCTTCCGCATCATCTATATCCATGTTCCGGCGGCGTTCCTTGCGCAGTCCTGCTACGTGATGCTGGCGGTGGCCGGCGCCATCGGCCTGGTCTGGAAGATGAAGATCGCCGACGTCGCCGTGCAGTGCGCCGCGCCCATCGGCGCCTGGATGACCTTCATCGCGCTGGTCACCGGCGCCATCTGGGGCAAGCCGACCTGGGGCGCCTGGTGGGTGTGGGACGCACGCCTGACCTCGATGCTGATCCTGCTGTTCCTCTATTTCGGCATCATCGCTCTCGGCCAGGCGATCACCAACCGCGACAGCGCGGCCAAGGCCTGCGCGGTGCTGGCCATCGTCGGTTCGGTCAACATCCCGATCATCAAGTACTCGGTGGACCTGTGGAATACCCTGCACCAGCCAGCCACCTTCACCCTGACCGAGAAGCCACCGATGCCGCCGGAGATGTGGATTCCGCTGCTGCTGATGGTCGCCGGCTTCTACTGCTTCTTCGCCGTGGTGCTGCTGATGCGCATGCGCCTGGAAGTGCTCAAGCGTGAAGCCCGTTCGAGCTGGGTCAAGGCTGAGGTGGAGAGCGCACTATGA
- the ccmD gene encoding heme exporter protein CcmD, with product MSFQSFGEFLAMGHHGPYVWSAYAISLAVLAINVASPLLARRRYLQEEARRLRREANK from the coding sequence ATGAGTTTCCAGTCCTTCGGTGAATTCCTCGCCATGGGTCACCATGGCCCTTATGTGTGGTCGGCTTACGCCATCAGCCTGGCAGTGCTGGCGATCAACGTCGCTTCGCCGCTGCTGGCGCGCCGACGGTACCTGCAAGAAGAGGCGCGTCGTCTGCGCCGGGAGGCCAACAAGTGA